In Fusobacteriaceae bacterium, a single genomic region encodes these proteins:
- a CDS encoding patatin-like phospholipase family protein: MSKKFYCLIFSFFALLGNMAGAAATLSEEDREIAELKSQIRILETKLKVLEDAKKQKKGRAEKPTGQAAGKTVPGGKRAPKVGLALSGGGAKGLVHIGVLKELERNNIKIDYITGTSIGAIIGALYAVGWTPDEIGEYLKDTDWSNLASITVSSDNIPLERKFNKFDYMLTLRYDKRFKFSMPKAFVDNEYVYFRLKNAFAKVKNRGNFQNAKIPLGVVATDLNTGKPVLLRTGDMAKAVAASSAVPTIFEPVEIDGKLYVDGMMSQNIPVQAAYDMGADVVIASNVGNVLKDNEDYNIVGIINQLMAIPAAESMEAQKKLATVLISPDMSAYSATDANKNQTFIEIGERAAREKLDVIARFRRRGDDAPGVIPEKETIYIENIMVSGPVPPKKLAILRALLDPLRGKTLSGAELRQRIMQIYGQDFVDELYYRIERDILYVDVSVNPSNLLGLGVNYRSGYGTTLSVGTEFSNIGKLGNSTFVNLQLGDYLGFDVKNFFYYGSSNKFGVFADLSFKETPFYLFNGGKKIAEFINNTLKLELGVAARIRNKFFVTYGIDSRYTKLEQKIDTNLAAVRSAEYGKNINSTFLRLTYDNLNSLKHPTSGYKIDFYHQWGGSFGKGGANYYSALYQIEAYRPLTEKFTLKLGLAGGLVSGRNVYRDQYFKVGGIEDNIENGEFSFMGYRAQQLLVKQFLTGRIGVEREFYKNLYLGLDFSFGAFEEYNSTQGRFSKSDMWKDPVQGVGLTALYESLLGPVKLSVSTDKNFKRFVTEVSVGYRF; the protein is encoded by the coding sequence ATGTCTAAGAAATTTTATTGCCTGATTTTTTCTTTTTTTGCGTTGTTGGGCAATATGGCGGGCGCGGCCGCGACGCTCTCCGAGGAGGATCGGGAAATCGCCGAGCTCAAATCCCAGATCCGGATCCTTGAGACAAAGCTGAAGGTCCTCGAAGACGCGAAAAAGCAAAAAAAAGGACGCGCCGAAAAGCCGACCGGGCAGGCGGCGGGGAAAACCGTCCCCGGCGGGAAAAGAGCGCCCAAGGTCGGGCTGGCCCTCTCGGGAGGCGGCGCCAAGGGACTTGTCCACATCGGCGTCCTGAAGGAACTTGAGCGAAACAATATTAAAATAGACTACATTACGGGAACGAGCATAGGCGCCATTATCGGGGCCCTTTACGCGGTGGGCTGGACGCCCGACGAGATCGGGGAATATCTCAAGGACACCGATTGGAGCAATCTTGCCTCCATCACCGTCAGCAGCGACAACATCCCGTTGGAGCGAAAATTCAACAAATTTGATTACATGCTGACGCTGCGCTACGACAAAAGATTCAAATTTTCCATGCCCAAGGCCTTCGTGGACAACGAATACGTGTATTTTCGACTGAAAAACGCCTTCGCGAAAGTCAAGAACCGGGGCAATTTCCAGAACGCGAAAATCCCGCTGGGCGTCGTGGCCACGGACCTCAACACGGGAAAACCGGTCCTCCTCCGGACAGGCGACATGGCCAAGGCCGTCGCCGCCAGCTCCGCCGTCCCCACGATCTTTGAGCCCGTGGAAATCGACGGAAAACTCTACGTGGACGGCATGATGTCCCAGAACATCCCCGTGCAGGCCGCCTATGACATGGGCGCGGACGTCGTCATCGCCTCCAATGTGGGCAATGTCTTGAAAGACAACGAAGACTACAACATCGTCGGCATCATCAATCAACTGATGGCCATTCCCGCGGCCGAATCCATGGAAGCGCAGAAAAAACTGGCCACGGTCTTGATTTCTCCCGACATGAGCGCCTACTCCGCCACCGACGCCAATAAAAACCAGACGTTTATCGAGATCGGCGAGCGGGCCGCCCGGGAAAAACTCGATGTGATCGCCCGCTTCCGGCGGCGCGGGGATGACGCGCCGGGGGTCATTCCCGAAAAGGAAACGATCTACATTGAAAACATCATGGTCAGCGGTCCCGTTCCGCCCAAGAAGCTGGCGATCCTGAGGGCGCTCCTGGATCCATTGCGCGGAAAGACCCTATCGGGGGCCGAGCTCCGGCAGCGGATCATGCAGATCTATGGGCAGGACTTTGTGGACGAGCTCTATTACCGGATCGAGCGGGATATCCTCTATGTGGACGTCTCCGTCAATCCCTCCAATCTCCTGGGCCTCGGCGTCAACTACCGCAGCGGCTACGGGACGACCCTTTCCGTAGGGACGGAATTTTCCAATATCGGAAAATTGGGGAATTCTACCTTTGTCAATTTGCAACTTGGCGACTATCTGGGCTTTGACGTCAAGAACTTTTTCTATTACGGCTCTTCAAACAAATTCGGCGTCTTCGCGGACCTGAGCTTCAAGGAAACGCCCTTTTATCTGTTCAACGGCGGCAAAAAAATCGCCGAATTCATCAACAATACGCTGAAACTGGAATTAGGCGTCGCGGCCAGAATCCGCAACAAGTTTTTCGTGACCTACGGCATCGACAGCCGCTACACAAAACTCGAACAGAAGATCGACACGAACCTCGCCGCCGTTCGTTCGGCGGAGTACGGCAAGAACATCAACAGCACATTTTTGCGCTTGACTTATGACAACCTCAATTCCCTCAAACATCCCACCTCGGGCTACAAAATCGATTTTTACCACCAATGGGGCGGCAGCTTTGGAAAAGGCGGCGCAAATTACTACAGCGCCCTCTACCAGATCGAGGCCTACCGGCCGCTGACGGAAAAATTCACGCTGAAGCTGGGGCTGGCGGGAGGGCTCGTCTCGGGCCGGAACGTCTACCGGGACCAGTATTTCAAGGTCGGCGGCATTGAGGACAATATCGAAAACGGCGAATTTTCCTTTATGGGCTACCGGGCCCAGCAACTGCTCGTCAAGCAGTTCCTGACGGGCCGGATCGGCGTCGAGCGGGAATTCTACAAGAACCTCTACCTCGGTCTCGATTTCAGCTTCGGCGCCTTTGAGGAATACAACAGCACCCAGGGCCGCTTCAGCAAAAGCGACATGTGGAAGGATCCCGTGCAGGGCGTGGGGCTCACGGCCCTTTACGAATCGCTCCTGGGTCCGGTCAAACTCTCGGTCTCCACGGACAAAAATTTCAAGCGTTTCGTGACCGAGGTCAGCGTAGGATACAGATTCTGA
- a CDS encoding flavodoxin family protein: MKVILLNGSPNEHGCTDRALREVVKTLGKHGVESELIWIGKAPVPGCIACFACQKTKKCIVNDEVNEVAEKLVAADALVIGAPVYYASAAGQIICFLDRLFFSAGTKFAGKLGASIASCRRAGATCTFDELNKYFTIKNMPIVASQYWNQVHGYTAADVEQDEEGLQTMRTLGENMAWLLKSIDAGRKAGVPAPQYEKVIATNFIR, from the coding sequence ATGAAAGTGATTCTTTTGAACGGAAGTCCCAACGAGCACGGTTGTACGGACCGGGCCTTGCGGGAAGTGGTGAAGACCCTCGGGAAGCACGGGGTCGAAAGCGAACTGATCTGGATCGGGAAAGCGCCCGTACCCGGTTGTATCGCCTGCTTTGCCTGCCAGAAGACGAAAAAGTGCATCGTCAACGACGAGGTCAACGAGGTGGCGGAAAAACTGGTCGCCGCCGACGCGCTGGTAATCGGGGCGCCTGTCTATTACGCCAGCGCCGCCGGGCAGATTATCTGCTTTCTCGACAGACTCTTCTTTTCGGCGGGAACGAAATTCGCCGGAAAACTGGGCGCGTCCATTGCCAGTTGCCGCAGGGCCGGAGCCACATGCACCTTTGACGAGCTGAACAAATATTTCACGATCAAGAATATGCCGATCGTGGCCTCCCAGTACTGGAACCAGGTCCACGGATACACGGCGGCCGATGTGGAACAGGACGAAGAGGGCCTGCAGACCATGAGAACCCTCGGCGAAAATATGGCCTGGCTGCTGAAATCCATCGACGCGGGAAGAAAAGCGGGCGTCCCCGCGCCGCAGTATGAAAAAGTCATCGCGACGAATTTTATCCGCTAG
- the typA gene encoding translational GTPase TypA, with the protein MKIKNIAIIAHVDHGKTTLVDCLLKQGGAFGTHELEKVVDCVMDSNDIERERGITIFSKNASVKYKDYKINIVDTPGHADFGGEVQRIMKMVDSVLLLVDAFEGPMPQTKYVLKKALEQGHRPIVVINKVDKPNSRPDDVLYMVYELFIELNANEAQLDFPVLYASGKQGWAKNALDDENTGVIPLFECILKHVDDPEGDVEKPLQFLITNLAYDNYVGQLAVGRIHNGVIKRNEEIALIKRDGTVKRAKVSVLYAYEGLKKTEVESAGAGDIVCVAGIDDIDIGETLADVDHPEALPLIDIDEPTLAMTFLVNDSPFAGREGKFVTSRHIWDRLQKELQNNVSMRVEPTDTTDAFVVKGRGELQLSILLENMRREGYEVQVSKPTVLYKEKNGERYEPVELALIDVDNGYTGVVIEKLGARKGELLSMVPGTDGYTRLEFKVPSRGLIGYRNEFLTDTKGTGILNQSFYDYEPYKGEIPSRNRGVLIALEAGTTVPYALNNLQERGTLFLDPGVPVYAGMIVGEHSRENDLVVNVCKTKKLTNIRAAGSDDAVRLSTPRKFSLEQALDYIAEDELVEVTPGNIRFRKRILDDTARKRANAAAFKE; encoded by the coding sequence ATGAAGATTAAAAACATCGCCATTATCGCCCACGTGGACCATGGCAAGACAACCCTCGTCGACTGTCTCTTGAAGCAGGGCGGCGCCTTCGGGACCCATGAACTGGAGAAAGTGGTCGATTGCGTCATGGATTCCAACGACATCGAAAGGGAGCGGGGCATCACCATATTTTCCAAGAACGCCTCGGTCAAATACAAGGACTACAAGATCAACATCGTGGATACGCCGGGCCACGCGGACTTCGGCGGAGAGGTGCAGCGGATCATGAAAATGGTGGATTCGGTGCTCCTTCTTGTAGACGCCTTTGAGGGCCCCATGCCCCAGACGAAATACGTGCTGAAAAAGGCTCTGGAACAGGGCCACCGGCCCATCGTCGTCATCAACAAAGTCGACAAGCCCAATTCCCGGCCCGACGACGTCCTCTATATGGTCTACGAACTCTTTATCGAGCTCAACGCCAACGAGGCCCAGCTGGATTTTCCGGTCCTCTACGCCTCGGGCAAGCAGGGCTGGGCCAAAAACGCCCTCGATGACGAGAATACGGGCGTCATTCCCCTCTTTGAGTGCATTCTCAAACACGTGGACGACCCTGAAGGCGACGTCGAAAAGCCGCTGCAATTCCTCATAACCAATCTCGCCTACGACAATTACGTCGGTCAGCTGGCCGTGGGCCGGATCCACAACGGCGTCATCAAGCGAAACGAAGAAATCGCGTTGATCAAGCGGGACGGGACCGTAAAACGCGCAAAAGTTTCCGTGCTCTACGCCTACGAGGGACTCAAAAAAACAGAAGTGGAGAGCGCCGGCGCAGGAGATATCGTCTGTGTGGCCGGCATCGACGACATCGATATCGGAGAGACGCTGGCCGACGTCGACCATCCCGAGGCCCTGCCGCTGATCGACATCGACGAGCCCACGCTGGCCATGACCTTTCTGGTCAACGATTCCCCCTTTGCGGGCAGGGAAGGAAAATTCGTCACTTCGCGCCACATCTGGGACAGGCTGCAAAAGGAACTGCAAAATAATGTCAGTATGCGGGTCGAGCCCACCGACACCACAGACGCCTTTGTGGTCAAGGGCCGGGGGGAGTTGCAGCTTTCGATTCTCCTCGAAAATATGCGGCGGGAAGGATATGAGGTGCAGGTTTCCAAGCCCACGGTGCTGTACAAGGAAAAAAACGGAGAGCGGTATGAACCCGTGGAACTGGCCCTCATTGACGTAGATAACGGCTATACGGGCGTTGTCATCGAAAAACTGGGCGCCCGGAAAGGGGAATTGCTCTCCATGGTCCCGGGGACCGACGGCTACACCCGCCTCGAGTTCAAAGTCCCTTCCCGGGGACTGATCGGATACCGGAACGAATTCCTCACGGATACGAAAGGAACCGGCATCCTCAACCAGTCTTTCTATGACTACGAACCCTACAAGGGGGAGATTCCTTCCCGCAACCGGGGCGTCTTGATCGCCCTCGAAGCGGGAACGACGGTTCCTTACGCGCTGAACAACCTGCAGGAGCGGGGAACGCTGTTTCTCGATCCCGGCGTACCGGTGTACGCGGGCATGATCGTCGGGGAACACAGCCGGGAAAACGACCTTGTCGTCAATGTGTGCAAGACGAAAAAGCTCACCAATATCCGGGCCGCAGGCAGTGATGACGCCGTGCGGCTGTCGACGCCGCGAAAATTTTCCCTCGAGCAGGCCCTGGACTATATCGCCGAAGACGAGCTCGTCGAGGTGACGCCCGGAAATATCCGCTTCCGAAAGCGCATCCTCGATGACACGGCAAGAAAAAGGGCTAATGCCGCCGCTTTTAAAGAATAA